DNA from Natrinema amylolyticum:
AATGATTCTCCGGATTCGTTTGCTGTGTTAGCTTGCGAGCGGATCTCCGGACGCCTGTCACCGACGGTCGACGACCCGTGTGAGTGAGAAAATTCTATAACCGGGAAACGAAGATACCTTGATACGACAGGGCGGCGAAACGCCGATCGAATGGACTCCGTCGAAATCGGACTCCGGTTGATCGCCGGTATCGGCCTGATCCTCGCGAACGCCTTCTTCGTCGCGGTCGAGTTCGCCCTCACGCGCGTCCGCCAGTATCCCGAATCGGCGTTCGACGAGCCAGGGCTTCGGCGCGCGTGGGAGATGACGGACGATCTCGAGATCTACCTCACCAGTTGTCAGGTCGGGATTAGTGCAACGAGCATCGCTGTCGGGATCGTTGCCGAGCCAGCACTCGCGACGGTCGTCGGCCCGCTTTTTGCAAATACTGCACTCGCGTCTGCGGGAGCCGGCGCCGTCCTCGCGTTCGTGATCATCAATCTCCTCCACCTCACGCACGGCGAACAAACACCGACCTACCTCGGCGTCGAGCGAACGAAGTTCGTCGCGAGATACGGAGCGGCGCCGCTGTACTGGTTCGCGCGACTGCTCTCGCCCGTGATCTGGCTCGGCGACGGCGTCGCGAAATGGACCCTCCGACGGTTCGGGATCGAGATGACCGGTGCCTGGCTCGAGACCGAAACGGAAATCATCGAGACGCGAGCCGACCTCCGGAATCGGCTCACGTCCGTCCTCGAGCAAGGGGACCTCCCGGACGAACGGCGAGCGGAGATCATCAACGCGTTTACCGTCGGCGAACGACCGGTCGAAGACGCGATGACCGGCATCGAGGATGCCGTCTTTCTCTCGACGAACGCGTCAGTCGAGGAAAACCTCGACCGTATCGGCTCGACCCCCCACACGCGATTTCCGTTGATTGAGGATACGCCCGCTGAGTTCGTCGGTATCGTCTACGTCCCGACGGTCGTCGATCACATAGACGAGCTTCGAAACGGAGAAGTGACGTTCGAGGACCTCGCAACGCCACCGAACATGCTCCCCGCAGACATGCTGGTTAGCGACGCTATCGACGAATTCCAGGCGGCCCACCAGGAACTCGCACTCGTCGAAGACGACGGCGAGATCGTCGGGTTGCTCACGGCCACGGACGCCCTCGAGGAGTTGGTCGGCGCGTTCGACGATCCGCTCGATACGGTGGACTTCGTCCCTAATCAGACCCGATGAGTATCGGCCTCGGCGGACGGTACGAGCCGACTCGGAGAGCAGCGCTGCCGATTTTTGAGCTGTCGCAGCCCGACTTCGTACTCGGAA
Protein-coding regions in this window:
- a CDS encoding CNNM domain-containing protein, whose amino-acid sequence is MDSVEIGLRLIAGIGLILANAFFVAVEFALTRVRQYPESAFDEPGLRRAWEMTDDLEIYLTSCQVGISATSIAVGIVAEPALATVVGPLFANTALASAGAGAVLAFVIINLLHLTHGEQTPTYLGVERTKFVARYGAAPLYWFARLLSPVIWLGDGVAKWTLRRFGIEMTGAWLETETEIIETRADLRNRLTSVLEQGDLPDERRAEIINAFTVGERPVEDAMTGIEDAVFLSTNASVEENLDRIGSTPHTRFPLIEDTPAEFVGIVYVPTVVDHIDELRNGEVTFEDLATPPNMLPADMLVSDAIDEFQAAHQELALVEDDGEIVGLLTATDALEELVGAFDDPLDTVDFVPNQTR